The following are encoded together in the Streptomyces sp. NBC_00358 genome:
- a CDS encoding ATP-binding protein produces MIVSELVTNARKYAPGPALLHLRVTSAVVRVELRVSNPAVPVAQAPDPERIGQHGLEIVRALAQTVIVERTRLGKRITADIALIPATA; encoded by the coding sequence TTGATCGTCAGCGAACTGGTGACCAACGCCCGAAAGTACGCGCCGGGACCGGCCCTCTTGCACCTGCGGGTCACCAGTGCCGTGGTGCGGGTTGAACTCCGGGTCAGCAATCCCGCAGTGCCGGTTGCACAGGCGCCGGATCCGGAACGCATCGGCCAGCACGGCCTGGAGATCGTCAGGGCACTCGCCCAAACCGTCATCGTCGAGCGGACCCGCCTCGGCAAGCGCATCACCGCGGACATCGCCCTCATCCCGGCCACCGCATAG
- a CDS encoding MarR family winged helix-turn-helix transcriptional regulator: MTHLDDLGDEQARGSGDAPAVIALEISDAVESLTDLWSVAVQDAALRLSPAQSKALRTLNRSPALNLTALAEWLDIGLPTASRLCDRLEAAGLMERASHPSNRREVQLILTGAGRHVLSDMAGRRAQALAAALGGMAPAERTALSRGLKAFLRAQEAALSRSEET, encoded by the coding sequence GTGACGCACCTCGACGACCTCGGTGACGAACAGGCGAGGGGATCGGGTGATGCCCCTGCCGTCATCGCCCTGGAGATTTCCGACGCCGTAGAAAGCCTCACCGACCTGTGGTCCGTTGCCGTACAGGATGCGGCACTGCGCTTGTCTCCGGCTCAGTCGAAGGCGTTGCGCACCCTGAACAGGTCGCCGGCCTTGAATCTCACGGCGTTGGCCGAGTGGCTGGACATCGGGCTGCCCACGGCCAGCCGGCTGTGTGATCGCCTTGAGGCGGCTGGTTTGATGGAACGGGCGTCCCATCCGAGCAATCGCCGCGAGGTGCAGCTGATTCTGACCGGGGCTGGCCGGCACGTGCTCAGCGATATGGCCGGGCGTCGAGCACAAGCTCTGGCTGCCGCTTTGGGAGGGATGGCGCCTGCCGAGAGGACCGCGTTGAGCCGGGGGCTGAAGGCCTTTCTCAGGGCGCAGGAAGCAGCCTTGTCACGGTCTGAGGAGACTTGA
- a CDS encoding PP2C family protein-serine/threonine phosphatase — translation MNRFVAAERALRTAAPHQLLDAVRRVLAEQYEADTVELFMADYGLTVLQPVSRLPHTLEPVSVHNSPAGRAFGAQEPFIEGLSDGLVSVHLPVTVRGDRLGVLSVTLPGGEHARSCLKELTEIAEVLAHEVAVAERDTDLYLQARRKDRLTLAAEMQWQLLPGRSYACPEYELGAQLEPAYAIFGDNFDWSVTADRLLLYVSNGMGEGMEASLLTNLAVNALRNARRAGIALADQAALADQAVYAHYRGRCYLSALMFDFDLISGQVQVVDAGSPQVLRLRNGTVERVAFEAQMPLGMFEETDYAAQEFQVEPGDRLVFVSDGVYGAFSPGGESYGDAALTRAIMSTRLLPPADVPRAVLRELTGHRGQALPTDDALVVCLDWRGRPS, via the coding sequence GTGAACAGATTCGTGGCTGCTGAGCGCGCTCTGCGCACGGCGGCGCCCCACCAGTTGCTCGACGCGGTCCGCCGCGTCCTGGCTGAGCAGTACGAAGCGGACACTGTCGAGCTCTTCATGGCCGACTACGGTCTGACCGTGCTGCAACCAGTCTCCAGACTGCCGCACACCCTGGAACCGGTGTCGGTACACAACAGCCCGGCAGGACGAGCCTTCGGCGCCCAGGAACCCTTCATCGAAGGCCTTTCGGACGGCCTGGTGAGCGTCCACCTGCCCGTCACCGTCCGCGGCGACCGACTCGGCGTCCTTTCAGTGACCCTCCCCGGCGGGGAGCACGCACGCAGCTGCCTGAAGGAACTGACAGAGATCGCCGAGGTGCTCGCCCACGAGGTCGCCGTGGCCGAACGCGACACGGACCTCTACCTGCAAGCGCGACGCAAGGACCGGCTCACCCTGGCTGCCGAGATGCAGTGGCAACTGCTGCCCGGCCGTTCCTACGCCTGCCCCGAATACGAGCTCGGAGCACAGTTGGAGCCCGCCTACGCGATCTTCGGCGACAACTTCGACTGGTCCGTGACCGCCGACCGGCTCCTCCTGTACGTCTCCAACGGCATGGGCGAGGGGATGGAGGCGTCCTTGCTGACCAATCTGGCCGTCAACGCTCTGCGCAACGCCCGGCGGGCCGGCATCGCCCTCGCCGACCAGGCCGCCCTCGCCGACCAGGCGGTCTACGCCCACTACCGGGGGCGCTGCTACCTGTCTGCCCTCATGTTCGACTTCGACCTGATCAGCGGACAGGTCCAGGTCGTGGACGCCGGCTCCCCCCAGGTGCTGCGCCTGCGCAACGGAACGGTCGAGCGCGTCGCCTTCGAGGCCCAGATGCCTCTGGGCATGTTCGAGGAGACTGACTACGCAGCCCAGGAATTCCAAGTCGAGCCGGGCGACCGTCTCGTCTTCGTCAGCGACGGCGTCTACGGAGCCTTTTCTCCCGGCGGAGAGTCGTACGGGGATGCCGCCCTGACCCGGGCGATCATGTCCACCCGGCTGCTGCCGCCTGCCGACGTCCCCCGGGCCGTCCTGCGGGAACTGACGGGCCACCGTGGCCAGGCCCTGCCGACCGATGACGCCCTGGTGGTCTGCCTGGACTGGCGCGGACGGCCATCGTGA
- a CDS encoding MarR family winged helix-turn-helix transcriptional regulator: MTERTRPASEPVRAAARQVQGIVELLDILWEQARSQTPPPYIPASQLRVMCIVDREDGIRMRDLTQLLGAAPPSVSRLIDRLQALGFVERRACPDSRREVLLSITPAGHNQLARIRELRDQLLHQAIAAVPSPQRTALTEGLTSLQHALLSQPALHLAQEGATPADRHRETAA; the protein is encoded by the coding sequence ATGACCGAGCGCACCCGCCCCGCCTCCGAGCCCGTCCGTGCAGCGGCCCGTCAGGTCCAGGGCATCGTCGAACTTCTCGACATCCTCTGGGAACAGGCCCGCAGCCAGACCCCGCCCCCCTACATCCCAGCCTCACAGCTGCGCGTGATGTGCATCGTCGACCGCGAGGACGGCATCCGCATGCGCGACCTCACCCAGCTCCTGGGTGCCGCGCCCCCCTCGGTCAGCCGCCTGATCGACCGCCTGCAGGCCCTCGGTTTCGTGGAACGCCGTGCCTGTCCCGACAGTCGCCGCGAAGTCTTGCTCTCCATCACTCCCGCCGGCCACAACCAACTGGCCCGGATCCGTGAACTGCGCGACCAACTGCTGCACCAGGCGATTGCTGCCGTGCCCTCCCCTCAGCGCACCGCACTGACGGAGGGTCTCACCAGCCTGCAGCACGCGCTGCTCAGCCAGCCCGCACTTCACCTGGCCCAAGAGGGCGCGACGCCCGCAGACAGGCATCGAGAAACGGCAGCCTGA
- a CDS encoding STAS domain-containing protein, which produces MTRLDGSDLDHLRPTIAPAQGEAMHVEVHGFLDYDSADHFLAVTTRHLTVNPRLRHLHLDCTALSGIDSMGLAMLLMLHRRTVAASVTLHLDNRTPALERILDITGTLDHLAPDRTVEKSAQHEAQDAGPAGGLHDAQCMAYRHTSKDGTPAGSTSAGSDAGD; this is translated from the coding sequence ATGACACGCCTTGACGGATCCGACCTCGACCACCTGCGCCCGACCATCGCCCCCGCCCAAGGAGAGGCGATGCACGTCGAGGTGCACGGGTTCCTCGACTACGACAGCGCCGACCACTTCCTCGCAGTCACCACCCGGCACCTCACCGTCAATCCGCGTCTGCGTCACCTGCACCTGGACTGCACGGCCCTGAGCGGTATCGACTCCATGGGGCTCGCCATGCTGCTCATGCTCCACCGCCGGACCGTCGCCGCCAGTGTCACCCTCCACCTGGACAACCGGACACCGGCTCTGGAACGGATACTGGACATCACCGGCACTCTGGACCACCTGGCCCCCGACCGGACGGTCGAAAAGAGCGCTCAGCACGAGGCGCAGGACGCCGGCCCGGCCGGCGGGCTGCATGACGCCCAGTGCATGGCATATCGTCATACGTCCAAGGACGGCACCCCTGCCGGCTCCACGAGTGCTGGATCGGACGCCGGCGACTGA
- a CDS encoding cobalamin B12-binding domain-containing protein: MTRTSTAPQQWEEQLWEAVSTGDEEAATRTVFGALEDGASPETVLLDLVGAVQHRVGQEWAANRITVAQEHAATAINERAIAALSYRCAQHTAAGRGRATVACVDGEWHGLPARLVAEVLKLRGWQVDYLGAQVPTSHLISHIHQTGPEFVALSSSIPVRLPTAHATITAIQATGTPVLVGGAAFGRHGQYARRLGADAWAPDARAAADRLEQGPLPRPAAAHQPIDDLPHLADQEYTMVARTRTRLVRTVMGTLEERFPAMRDYTDAQRERTAEDIAHIVDFLATALYTDDVDLFTDFILWTAGILTARGVPAHSLIPALGILSEQLKDFPRATSTLHQAADLLTRAGSVIASDTRNTV; encoded by the coding sequence GTGACCCGTACATCAACCGCTCCGCAGCAGTGGGAAGAGCAACTGTGGGAGGCGGTCAGCACCGGCGACGAAGAGGCAGCCACCCGCACCGTCTTCGGCGCCCTGGAGGACGGCGCCTCACCCGAGACCGTGCTCCTGGACCTCGTCGGCGCCGTGCAGCACAGGGTGGGCCAGGAGTGGGCGGCGAACCGCATCACGGTCGCCCAGGAGCATGCGGCCACCGCCATCAACGAACGCGCCATCGCCGCCTTGTCCTACCGCTGTGCCCAGCACACGGCAGCCGGCCGGGGCCGGGCGACCGTGGCCTGCGTGGACGGCGAATGGCACGGCCTGCCCGCCCGCCTGGTCGCCGAAGTGCTCAAGCTGCGCGGCTGGCAGGTGGACTATCTCGGCGCCCAGGTCCCCACCAGCCATCTGATCAGCCACATCCACCAGACCGGCCCCGAGTTCGTCGCGCTGTCCAGCTCGATCCCCGTCCGTCTGCCGACCGCGCACGCCACGATCACCGCAATCCAGGCCACCGGCACCCCCGTCCTGGTCGGCGGCGCAGCCTTCGGCCGGCACGGCCAGTACGCCCGCCGACTGGGCGCCGACGCGTGGGCGCCCGACGCCCGGGCCGCCGCCGACCGGCTCGAGCAGGGTCCGCTTCCCCGCCCCGCAGCGGCGCACCAGCCCATCGACGACCTGCCGCACCTGGCCGACCAGGAGTACACGATGGTCGCCCGCACCCGCACCCGCCTGGTGCGAACAGTGATGGGCACCCTGGAAGAACGCTTTCCCGCGATGCGGGACTACACCGATGCCCAGCGTGAACGCACTGCCGAGGACATCGCGCACATCGTCGACTTCCTCGCCACCGCCCTCTACACCGACGACGTGGACCTCTTCACCGACTTCATCCTCTGGACGGCCGGCATCCTCACCGCCCGGGGCGTCCCCGCCCATTCCCTCATCCCGGCTCTGGGCATCCTGAGCGAGCAGCTCAAGGACTTCCCCCGGGCCACGTCCACGCTCCACCAGGCCGCCGACCTCCTCACCCGGGCAGGATCAGTGATCGCCTCCGACACCAGGAACACCGTATGA
- a CDS encoding PP2C family protein-serine/threonine phosphatase, translated as MALVPVPYPVVIVDRSGTVRHANPQASHLFPALCPGGPLYGNVPAWLADGHAQRMTGASPAGAVVSGPVDERVFEAHPTVQDDGDVLWWLVDDTDRRLAREALRMERERTAFLAEASNTLLSSLNLERCMDVTAQLAAEYLADAALVIAPRKARGLPVVLCLSGGEPQRFTWNVDPEDVLGLGEALQGFPPVPSRWIDPATAPGWLVPDGFGPVGSIVITPLPGHGVPAGALVLLRRSGEAAFSAEEEVFARLFAARAGAAMSAARLYAEQSSLAQTLMRDLLPPVLQRMGGVEFAGGYRAAKDHERIGGDFYDVHPAATDGEESFAVLGDVCGKGLEAAVLTGKIRNTLQALLPMADDHQRVIDLLNSALLNSQATRFATLIMASVVREGGGVRLRVTSAGHEPALIVRGDGSVEEGASRGTLVGVLPEARATTTQETLAPGDFCVLFTDGFTEAKGGPLGDELFGESRLKKALAHCAAMPAEAVVEHMLMLASEWVGSEVHDDMAVMIIAAPRSAHLSAVGGHTRGRFTA; from the coding sequence ATGGCCTTGGTGCCGGTGCCGTACCCGGTCGTGATCGTGGACCGGTCCGGCACAGTACGTCACGCGAACCCACAGGCCAGCCATCTCTTTCCAGCTCTCTGCCCCGGCGGGCCGTTGTACGGGAACGTTCCGGCGTGGCTTGCGGACGGGCACGCGCAACGCATGACGGGCGCCTCGCCGGCGGGTGCTGTGGTGTCCGGGCCGGTGGACGAGCGGGTCTTCGAGGCTCATCCCACGGTGCAGGACGACGGGGACGTGCTGTGGTGGCTGGTGGACGACACGGACCGTCGGCTGGCGCGTGAGGCTCTGCGGATGGAGCGTGAGCGGACGGCGTTTCTGGCCGAGGCGTCCAACACGCTGCTCTCGTCGCTGAATCTGGAGCGATGCATGGACGTGACCGCGCAGCTCGCGGCGGAGTACCTCGCCGATGCAGCCCTGGTCATCGCCCCGCGTAAAGCACGCGGCCTGCCGGTCGTCCTGTGTCTGAGCGGGGGTGAACCGCAGCGCTTCACGTGGAATGTCGATCCTGAAGACGTCCTCGGCCTCGGGGAGGCCCTGCAGGGGTTCCCGCCGGTGCCGTCGCGGTGGATAGACCCCGCGACCGCCCCGGGCTGGCTGGTCCCGGACGGCTTCGGGCCCGTCGGCTCCATCGTCATCACGCCGCTTCCCGGGCATGGGGTCCCCGCCGGTGCCCTGGTCCTCCTGCGGCGCAGCGGAGAGGCCGCGTTCAGCGCGGAAGAGGAGGTCTTCGCCCGTCTGTTCGCGGCTCGGGCCGGCGCAGCCATGTCCGCGGCCCGCCTGTACGCCGAGCAGTCCTCCCTCGCCCAGACGCTGATGCGGGATCTGCTTCCACCCGTTCTCCAGAGGATGGGCGGCGTTGAGTTCGCGGGCGGCTATCGGGCGGCGAAGGACCATGAGCGGATCGGCGGCGATTTCTACGACGTCCATCCGGCCGCCACCGACGGCGAGGAGTCCTTCGCTGTCCTGGGTGATGTCTGCGGGAAGGGTCTCGAGGCGGCGGTGCTGACGGGGAAGATCCGCAACACGCTGCAGGCGCTGCTGCCGATGGCCGATGACCACCAACGCGTGATCGACCTCCTCAACAGCGCACTCCTCAACTCTCAGGCGACACGCTTCGCCACGCTGATCATGGCGTCCGTCGTGCGGGAAGGGGGCGGCGTGCGGCTGCGGGTGACCAGCGCCGGGCATGAGCCGGCTTTGATCGTGCGAGGCGACGGCAGCGTCGAGGAAGGCGCGTCACGCGGCACGCTCGTCGGCGTGCTGCCCGAGGCCCGAGCGACGACGACGCAGGAGACGCTGGCACCCGGGGACTTCTGCGTGCTGTTCACCGACGGATTCACCGAGGCCAAGGGTGGCCCGCTGGGCGATGAACTGTTCGGGGAGTCCCGGCTGAAGAAGGCCCTCGCGCACTGCGCGGCCATGCCGGCCGAAGCGGTCGTCGAGCACATGCTGATGCTCGCCTCCGAGTGGGTCGGATCCGAGGTCCACGACGATATGGCCGTGATGATCATCGCCGCTCCCCGCTCGGCTCATCTCAGTGCGGTGGGCGGCCATACCCGGGGCAGGTTCACCGCGTGA
- a CDS encoding type III effector protein, translating to MSDDPIPAPASFAATATALQAIAQAMRTARTAENASVDDPEQAIAALLLLREVREQLAGWEPGLIETAREAGASWADLAHPLGVSSRQAAERRYLRVRPGEAGATKEQRVQATRGRRAADRSVAVWAHDHAAVLRQLAGTITALPDLPATATDAIRSLHAALGDSDPSRLLGPLSDAGPHLRPAHPDLADRVTDIDRHAHERRESEQRQRSSSRQ from the coding sequence ATGAGTGACGACCCCATCCCGGCACCGGCTTCCTTCGCGGCAACGGCCACCGCGCTGCAGGCCATCGCCCAGGCCATGCGGACTGCGCGAACCGCGGAGAACGCCTCCGTCGACGATCCTGAGCAGGCCATAGCGGCCCTGCTGCTCCTGCGCGAGGTTCGTGAACAACTGGCCGGCTGGGAGCCCGGGCTGATCGAGACGGCCCGGGAAGCCGGTGCCAGCTGGGCCGACCTGGCCCACCCCCTCGGCGTCTCCAGCCGCCAGGCCGCCGAGCGGCGCTACCTGCGCGTGCGTCCCGGTGAAGCGGGTGCCACCAAGGAACAGCGTGTGCAGGCCACCCGCGGCCGGCGCGCCGCGGACCGCTCCGTAGCTGTTTGGGCTCATGACCACGCCGCCGTGCTGCGCCAGCTCGCCGGGACCATCACTGCCCTGCCGGACCTTCCCGCCACCGCAACGGACGCGATCAGGTCCCTCCACGCCGCACTCGGTGACAGTGACCCTTCCCGACTCCTCGGCCCTCTCTCCGATGCGGGCCCCCACCTGCGGCCTGCTCATCCCGACCTCGCGGACCGCGTCACCGACATCGACCGCCACGCCCACGAGCGACGCGAGAGCGAGCAGCGTCAGCGCTCTTCGAGCAGGCAGTAA
- a CDS encoding Hsp20/alpha crystallin family protein yields MLMRTDPFRELDRLAQHLMGPGTWSRPSAMPMDAYRDGDQYVIAFDLPGIDPDALDIDVERNMLTVKAERRPLPRSESAQTELSERPLGVFSRQLVLADTLDTERISADYEAGVLTLRIPIAERAKPRKISVSSTGNRKELDS; encoded by the coding sequence GTGTTGATGCGCACCGACCCGTTCCGTGAACTCGACAGGCTGGCCCAACACCTGATGGGTCCGGGAACGTGGTCCCGCCCGTCCGCGATGCCGATGGACGCCTACCGGGACGGCGACCAGTACGTCATCGCCTTCGACCTGCCGGGCATCGACCCCGACGCCCTCGACATCGACGTCGAGCGGAACATGCTCACCGTGAAGGCGGAGCGCCGGCCCCTGCCGCGGTCCGAGAGCGCCCAGACGGAACTCTCCGAACGGCCTCTTGGTGTCTTCTCCCGCCAGCTCGTCCTGGCCGACACCCTCGACACCGAGCGCATCTCCGCCGACTACGAGGCCGGCGTCCTGACGCTCCGCATCCCGATCGCGGAGCGGGCCAAGCCCCGCAAGATCAGTGTCAGCAGCACCGGCAACCGCAAGGAACTCGACAGCTGA
- a CDS encoding DUF2267 domain-containing protein: MTLLSPPAPPAPTATVTFEQMLEKVRYEGAYPTRAQTESVVRHVLEGLGRQLTGAERTELAARLPQEAAHAFASQIPAGEALTGWGFVKDLAERTGGTPATTRWDVGSVLGVVARLAGDDLTTRIIGQLPDGYALLFGRAELVRAA, from the coding sequence ATGACTCTTCTCTCCCCTCCCGCGCCCCCTGCCCCGACGGCAACCGTCACCTTCGAGCAGATGCTGGAGAAGGTGCGCTATGAAGGCGCCTACCCCACCCGCGCCCAGACAGAAAGCGTCGTACGCCACGTACTCGAAGGCCTCGGCCGCCAGCTGACAGGCGCCGAGCGGACGGAACTCGCCGCTCGCCTCCCCCAGGAAGCCGCCCACGCCTTCGCTTCGCAGATCCCTGCGGGTGAGGCCCTGACGGGATGGGGCTTCGTGAAGGACCTCGCCGAGCGAACCGGCGGCACGCCGGCGACGACCCGCTGGGACGTCGGATCAGTCCTGGGCGTCGTCGCCCGCCTCGCCGGAGACGACCTGACCACCCGGATCATCGGACAACTCCCCGACGGCTACGCCCTGCTGTTCGGACGTGCCGAGCTCGTCCGGGCCGCCTGA
- a CDS encoding CsbD family protein, giving the protein MAADEKAQAKGEQVEGKVKKVVGGAVGNESLKAEGRVEEAKGDLRAAKEKAKDAVRPK; this is encoded by the coding sequence GTGGCTGCGGACGAGAAGGCTCAGGCCAAGGGCGAGCAGGTCGAGGGCAAGGTCAAGAAGGTCGTCGGGGGTGCGGTGGGCAACGAGTCGCTGAAGGCCGAGGGGCGCGTCGAGGAGGCCAAGGGCGACCTGCGGGCGGCCAAGGAGAAGGCCAAGGACGCCGTCCGGCCCAAGTAG
- a CDS encoding hydrophobic protein, producing the protein MFPILLVLLLALILFGAGFALKALWWIAVIVLIVWVLGFVIRPTASGGKRGRWYRW; encoded by the coding sequence ATGTTTCCTATTCTTCTTGTTCTACTGCTCGCCCTGATTCTTTTCGGTGCCGGTTTCGCGCTGAAGGCGCTCTGGTGGATCGCCGTGATCGTCCTGATCGTGTGGGTCCTCGGCTTCGTGATCCGCCCGACAGCAAGCGGCGGCAAGCGCGGCCGCTGGTACCGCTGGTAG
- a CDS encoding transposase: MNDHGSWRGGDLTDEQWVALEPLLPKGTKVGRPPIWSQRQLIDGIRFRDRTGGPRAPHRAGSAVRPSRSGAR, translated from the coding sequence ATGAATGATCACGGTTCATGGCGCGGGGGCGATCTCACGGACGAACAGTGGGTGGCGTTAGAGCCGTTGCTGCCGAAGGGGACGAAGGTGGGGCGACCACCTATCTGGTCCCAGCGGCAGTTGATCGACGGTATACGGTTCCGGGATCGAACGGGAGGTCCGCGTGCCCCGCATCGGGCCGGGTCGGCCGTGCGTCCGTCCCGATCGGGTGCGCGCTGA
- a CDS encoding GNAT family N-acetyltransferase: MSEADLDDLAVFSAWVERLQQQSDRSVALSDGWVHATHWWIVEGDSYMGAIDLRHRLNAFLLHSGGHIGYSIRPSARRRGLATWALGAVLPEARALGLGRVLITCDDDNVASARTIERNGGVLEDVRTTDEGIKRRYWITL; the protein is encoded by the coding sequence ATGTCCGAGGCTGACCTCGACGACCTCGCCGTCTTCTCGGCGTGGGTGGAGCGACTGCAGCAGCAGTCGGACAGGTCGGTTGCCCTGAGCGATGGGTGGGTCCACGCCACCCACTGGTGGATCGTGGAGGGCGACAGCTATATGGGAGCCATCGATCTGCGGCACCGTCTGAACGCCTTTCTGCTCCATAGCGGCGGGCACATCGGATATAGCATCCGGCCCTCCGCCCGAAGGCGCGGCCTGGCCACGTGGGCTCTCGGGGCTGTTCTCCCCGAAGCCCGTGCGCTCGGTCTGGGCCGCGTCCTCATCACATGCGACGACGACAATGTCGCATCGGCGCGCACCATCGAGCGCAATGGCGGCGTTCTGGAGGACGTCCGCACCACCGACGAGGGCATCAAGCGCCGCTACTGGATCACACTGTAG
- a CDS encoding helix-turn-helix domain-containing protein — translation MTADDSFGRLDDDDYPAYTMGRAAALLGTTQGFLRALGEARLITPLRSAGGHRRYSRYQLRIAARARELVDNGTPIEAACRIIILEDQLEEAQRINAEHRRASPPADPTAAA, via the coding sequence GTGACAGCAGACGACTCGTTCGGCCGGCTCGACGACGACGACTACCCCGCCTACACCATGGGCCGGGCCGCAGCGTTGCTCGGCACCACCCAGGGCTTCCTGCGCGCCCTCGGCGAAGCCCGCCTCATCACCCCGCTGCGCTCAGCGGGGGGCCACCGCCGCTACTCCCGCTACCAACTGCGCATCGCCGCCCGCGCCCGCGAACTCGTCGACAACGGCACCCCCATCGAGGCCGCCTGCCGCATCATCATCCTCGAAGACCAACTCGAAGAAGCCCAGCGCATCAACGCCGAACACCGCCGCGCCTCCCCGCCTGCGGATCCAACGGCCGCAGCCTGA
- a CDS encoding RNA polymerase sigma factor SigF — MTVTETAGARTVVLPEINDPSQIAPKDARELSRLFFDQLAVLEEGTPEYQYARNTLIEMNITLVQFAASRFRSRGQDEMEDIVQVGTIGLIKAIDRFELSREVEFTSFAVPYIVGEIKRFFRDTTWAVHVPRRLQEARVALAKATEELRSRLGRTPSTRELSELMSLSEEEVIEARKASNGYTSASLDAAITSSEDGEAALAAFIGVDDTALELVEDFNALAPLIAQLDDRERRIIHMRFVDELTQAQIGEHLGVSQMHVSRLLNRTLAKLRTGMLATN; from the coding sequence ATGACAGTGACCGAGACGGCAGGGGCGCGGACCGTTGTGCTGCCGGAGATCAATGACCCGTCGCAGATCGCTCCGAAGGACGCCCGCGAGCTGTCGAGGCTGTTCTTCGACCAGCTCGCCGTGCTGGAAGAGGGCACGCCCGAGTACCAGTACGCGCGCAACACCCTCATCGAAATGAACATCACCCTCGTCCAGTTCGCGGCCTCGCGTTTCCGCAGCCGCGGCCAGGACGAGATGGAGGACATCGTCCAGGTCGGCACGATCGGCCTCATCAAGGCCATCGACCGTTTCGAGCTGTCCCGCGAGGTCGAGTTCACCTCCTTCGCCGTCCCCTACATCGTCGGCGAGATCAAGCGCTTCTTCCGCGACACCACATGGGCCGTCCATGTCCCCCGCCGGCTGCAGGAAGCACGCGTGGCGCTCGCCAAGGCCACCGAGGAGCTGCGCAGCCGCCTCGGCCGCACCCCCAGCACGCGGGAACTGTCCGAGCTGATGTCTTTGTCGGAGGAAGAGGTCATCGAGGCCCGCAAGGCCTCCAACGGCTACACCTCGGCCTCCCTCGATGCCGCCATCACCTCCAGCGAAGACGGCGAGGCCGCCCTCGCCGCCTTCATCGGCGTGGACGACACCGCCCTCGAACTAGTCGAAGACTTCAACGCCCTCGCCCCTCTGATCGCCCAGCTCGACGACCGCGAACGCCGCATCATCCACATGCGCTTCGTCGACGAACTCACCCAGGCCCAGATCGGCGAACACCTCGGCGTCTCCCAGATGCACGTCTCCCGCCTCCTCAACCGCACCCTCGCCAAGCTGCGGACAGGCATGCTCGCCACCAACTGA
- a CDS encoding LacI family DNA-binding transcriptional regulator gives MAAAAGVSVTTVSHILNEVEGKRVNTETRQRVLETARQLGYAPNGLARGRRLKRSSTIGFVSDQIATPHAGRIILGGQEAAAKHDPLLLMLNTGGDSGMVSWWRACLSAAWRGCG, from the coding sequence GTGGCGGCAGCCGCCGGAGTCTCGGTCACGACCGTCTCCCACATCCTCAACGAGGTCGAGGGCAAGCGCGTCAACACCGAGACCCGGCAGCGCGTTCTGGAGACGGCCCGGCAACTGGGGTACGCGCCCAACGGACTGGCCCGTGGCCGGCGGCTGAAGCGGTCGAGCACCATCGGCTTCGTCAGTGACCAGATCGCCACCCCCCACGCGGGCCGGATCATCCTAGGAGGGCAGGAGGCAGCCGCCAAGCACGACCCGCTGCTGCTCATGCTGAACACCGGCGGAGACTCTGGGATGGTCAGTTGGTGGCGAGCATGCCTGTCCGCAGCTTGGCGAGGGTGCGGTTGA
- a CDS encoding putative quinol monooxygenase, with product MKKTLLAEFTAREGAQDEVARLIGDYTLKVREEEGNLAFDVYTKAAAPRAFWIFEVYRDEDAFQAHLNAPYGGPFNAALVRLIEEDASALTFLNPLATNP from the coding sequence GTGAAGAAAACCCTGCTCGCCGAGTTCACCGCCCGCGAGGGAGCACAGGACGAGGTCGCCCGTCTGATCGGCGACTACACCCTGAAGGTGCGCGAGGAAGAAGGCAACCTCGCCTTCGACGTCTACACCAAGGCAGCCGCCCCGCGCGCCTTCTGGATCTTCGAGGTGTACCGGGACGAGGACGCCTTCCAGGCGCACCTGAACGCCCCGTACGGCGGCCCTTTCAACGCCGCCCTCGTTCGGCTGATCGAAGAGGACGCCTCCGCGCTGACGTTCCTGAACCCGCTGGCCACGAATCCGTAA